One Oryza glaberrima chromosome 10, OglaRS2, whole genome shotgun sequence DNA segment encodes these proteins:
- the LOC127785712 gene encoding QWRF motif-containing protein 2-like, with protein sequence MAATLAQEPRHHPSRPPLAPAAAHAPNSAAAACSTPRRGKTSPHASSRHASSSLPSCSAARVAVTLAPHATATAPVTMRMRSLSVSFQGESFVYETPRAAAPRRAPAAAAARPRPTTRRRGEAENERPSPPPASKATDALARSLDCSLHRKESILAAVRLLRSSISPGNAAAAAAPDADAATDTDTDAAPPSIPTQTRFWQETNSRLRRLPESGLPHPISTSRKPFLDGPISPTLLETSPANAPSIISFATAVRRANKGEDKIEEAHRLRLLDNRHLQWRCLNAHADAAAVARSCAAEKALHSAWKDISTLRDNVSFKRSKLQLQKQKLKLFGILKGQISYLEEWSDVENNHSSSMSEAIKALEASTIRLPIVCGAKADAQGVKEVVSSALTKMDTMASSMCSLLSKVEGMSSMVFELAKVVSQEQMLLDQSRDLFSAVAVMHVKLCSLQACILQRN encoded by the exons ATGGCGGCGACACTGGCGCAGGAGCCGCGCCACCACCCGTCGcgcccgccgctcgcgccggccgccgcccacgcgcccaactccgccgccgccgcgtgctcgACACCTCGCCGCGGCAAAACCAGCCCCCACGCCTCCTCCCGCcatgcctcctcctccctcccttcgtgctccgccgcgcgcgtcgcggTCACCCTCGCGCCGCACGCCACGGCCACCGCTCCCGTGACGATGCGGATGCGGAGCCTGTCGGTGTCGTTCCAGGGGGAGTCGTTCGTCTACGAGACGCCCCGCGCGGCGGCCCCGCGGCgcgcgcctgctgctgctgctgctaggccGAGGCCGACCACCCGACGGAGAGGCGAGGCCGAGAACgagcggccgtcgccgccgccggcgtcgaaggCGACCGACGCGCTCGCGCGCAGCCTCGACTGCAGCCTCCACCGCAAGGAgtccatcctcgccgccgttcgtcTCCTGCGCAGCTCAATCTCTCccggcaacgccgccgccgccgccgcgcccgacgCGGACGCGGCCACCGACACCGAcaccgacgccgcgccgcccagtATCCCCACGCAGACGAGGTTCTGGCAGGAGACGAACAGCCGCCTGCGGCGGCTACCGGAGTCCGGGCTGCCGCACCCGATCTCCACCTCCCGGAAGCCATTCTTGGACGGCCCAATCTCGCCGACGCTGCTGGagacctcgccggcgaacgCGCCGTCCATCATCAGTTTCGCGACGGCGGTGAGGAGGGCGAACAAAGGGGAGGACAAGATCGAGGAGGCGCACAGGCTGCGGCTGCTCGACAACCGCCACCTGCAGTGGCGCTGCCTCAACGctcacgccgacgccgccgccgttgcccggAGCTGCGCTGCCGAG AAAGCTCTGCATAGTGCATGGAAAGATATATCCACATTACGTGACAATGTGAGTTTCAAAAGGAGCAAACTTCAGCTTCAGAAACAGAAACTCAAATTATTTGGCATTCTCAAAGGACAG ATATCGTACCTAGAAGAGTGGTCTGATGTTGAAAACAATCATTCCAGTTCTATGTCTGAAGCAATCAAAGCATTAGAGGCTAGCACCATTCGTCTTCCAATTGTTTGTGGTGCTAAG GCTGATGCACAAGGTGTCAAGGAAGTTGTCAGCTCTGCACTAACCAAAATGGATACAATGGCTTCTTCAATGTGTTCTTTATTGTCAAAG GTTGAAGGAATGAGTTCCATGGTGTTTGAGCTAGCGAAAGTTGTTTCACAAGAACAAATGTTGTTGGATCAATCAAGAGACCTCTTTTCTGCGGTAGCAGTCATGCAC GTTAAACTGTGTAGCTTGCAAGCTTGTATTCTGCAAAGAAACTAG